One region of Desmodus rotundus isolate HL8 chromosome 11, HLdesRot8A.1, whole genome shotgun sequence genomic DNA includes:
- the C2 gene encoding complement C2, giving the protein MGSLVALLCLLLLFPGLAAAAPSCPQNVKISGGNFTLSHGWAPGSVLIYSCPLGRYPSPAYRLCLSNGRWQTPRAAPVTKAVCKPVRCPAPVSFENGMYTPRLGSHPVGGNLSFECEDGFVLRGSPVRQCRPNGVWDGETAVCDNGAAHCPDPGISVGSVRTGSRFGLGDKVSYRCSSNLVLTGSEERECQGDGVWSGTEPICRQPYSYDFPEDVAPVLRTSLSHLLGSTNPTQKKKESVGRKIQIQRSGHLNLYLLLDASQSVKEEDFRIFKDSATLMVDRIFSFEINVSVAIITFASRPKIVMSVLHDISRDVTEVIQRLDNIRYKDHENGTGTNTFEALNSVYIMMNNQMQRLGMNTAAWQEIRHVIILLTDGKSNMGGSPKPAVDSIKEILNINQKRNDYLDIYAIGVGKLDVDWRELNQLGSKKDGERHAFILQDTKALYQVFEHMLDVSQLIDNICGVGNMSANASAQERTPWHVTIKPRSLETCRGSLVSDQWVLTAAHCFQNANQDRSLWRVTVGDPNSHLGKEFQIEKVVISPGFDVFAKKHQGILEFYGDDIALLKLAQKVKMSTHARPICLPCTVGANLALRRPPGSTCRDHESLLLKTLTVPAHFVALNGDKLNINLKTGTEWTKCIDVVSQEKKMFPNLTDVREVVTDQFLCSGTGEDDNPCRGESGGAVFLEQKFRFFQVGLVSWGLYNPCGNSDKNSRRRAPKGRAPPPRDFHINLFRSQPWLRQHLEGVLNFLPL; this is encoded by the exons ATGGGCTCCCTGGTGGCTCTGCTCTGCCTGCTGCTCCTGTTTCCAG GCTTGGCTGCAGCCGCGCCCTCCTGCCCTCAGAACGTGAAAATCTCCGGCGGCAATTTCACCCTCAGCCACGGCTGGGCCCCTGGGAGTGTCCTCATCTACTCCTGCCCCCTTGGCCGTTACCCATCCCCGGCGTACAGACTGTGCTTGAGCAACGGACGGTGGCAGACCCCGAGAGCCGCCCCGGTGACAAAGGCAGTCTGCAAAC ctgTTCGCTGTCCAGCCCCTGTTTCCTTTGAGAATGGCATGTACACCCCACGGCTGGGGTCCCACCCCGTGGGCGGCAACCTGAGCTTCGAGTGTGAGGACGGCTTCGTGCTGCGGGGCTCGCCCGTGAGGCAGTGCCGGCCCAACGGCGTGTGGGACGGGGAGACGGCCGTGTGTGACAATGGCG CTGCTCACTGCCCTGACCCGGGCATTTCGGTGGGCTCGGTGCGGACAGGGTCCCGATTTGGCCTTGGGGACAAGGTCAGCTACCGCTGCTCCTCGAACCTGGTGCTGACAGGGTCTGAAGAGCGGGAGTGCCAGGGCGACGGGGTCTGGAGCGGGACCGAGCCCATCTGCCGCC AACCCTACTCTTACGATTTCCCTGAGGACGTGGCCCCTGTCCTGAGGACCTCCTTGTCCCACCTGCTCGGATCCACCAATCCCACCCAGAAGAAGAAGG AAAGCGTGGGCCGAAAAATCCAAATCCAGCGTTCTGGTCACCTGAACCTCTACCTGCTCCTGGATGCCTCTCAGAGCGTGAAGGAGGAAGACTTCCGCATCTTCAAGGACAGCGCCACGCTCATGGTGGACAGG ATCTTCAGCTTTGAGATCAATGTGAGTGTCGCCATTATCACCTTTGCATCGAGGCCCAAAATCGTCATGTCTGTTCTGCACGACATCTCCCGGGACGTGACCGAGGTGATCCAGCGTCTGGACAACATCAGATATAAAG ATCATGAAAACGGAACCGGGACCAACACCTTTGAAGCCCTGAATAGCGTCTACATTATGATGAACAACCAAATGCAACGGCTCGGCATGAACACGGCGGCCTGGCAGGAGATCCGGCACGTCATCATCCTGCTGACAGACG GAAAGTCCAACATGGGGGGCTCTCCCAAGCCAGCTGTTGACAGTATCAAAGAGATCTTGAACATCAACCAGAAGAGGAACGACTATCTAG ATATCTACGCCATCGGGGTGGGCAAGCTGGATGTGGACTGGAGAGAACTGAATCAGCTGGGCTCCAAGAAGGATGGCGAGAGGCATGCCTTCATTCTGCAGGACACAAAGGCTCTGTACCAGGTCTTTGAGCACATGCTGG ATGTCTCTCAGCTCATAGACAACATATGTGGGGTGGGGAACATGTCAGCTAATGCCTCTGCCCAGGAAAGGACACCCTGGCATGTCACTATCAAG cccaggagccTAGAGACCTGCCGGGGGTCCCTCGTCTCAGACCAGTGGGTCCTGACCGCCGCTCACTGCTTCCAAAATGCCAACCAGGACCGTTCCCTGTGGAGGGTCACCGTGG GGGATCCCAACTCCCATTTGGGCAAAGAATTCCAAATTGAGAAGGTGGTGATCTCCCCTGGGTTCGACGTCTTTGCCAAGAAGCATCAGGGAATCCTGGAGTTCTATGGTGATGACATCGCCCTGCTGAAGCTGGCCCAGAAAGTGAAGATGTCCACCCATGCCAG gCCCATCTGCCTTCCCTGCACGGTAGGGGCCAATCTGGCTCTGCGGAGACCCCCAGGCAGCACCTGCCGAGATCACG AGAGCTTACTTCTGAAAACACTGACGGTTCCTGCTCATTTTGTGGCCTTGAATGGGGACAAACTGAACATTAACCTCAAGACAGGGACAGAG TGGACAAAATGCATTGACGTCGTCtcccaagaaaagaaaatgttccccAACTTGACAGATGTCAGAGAGGTGGTGACAGACCAGTTCCTATGCAGTGGGACTGGGGAAGATGACAACCCCTGCAGGG GAGAATCCGGGGGAGCAGTTTTCCTTGAACAGAAATTCAGgttttttcag GTGGGCCTGGTGAGCTGGGGTCTCTACAACCCCTGCGGCAACTCTGATAAAAACTCCCGCAGGAGAGCCCCCAAAGGCAGGGCCCCACCGCCTCGCGATTTCCACATCAATCTCTTCCGCTCGCAGCCCTGGCTGCGGCAGCACCTGGAAGGCGTCCTGAACTTCTTGCCCCTCTAA
- the CFB gene encoding complement factor B gives MAMWSNLSPWFCLVPLVLCLSSGGVGATPLPGSEPHSPCSLEGVEIKGGSFRLLKEGHALEYVCPSGFYPYPVQLRTCRSTGSWSTLRTQDQKIVRRAECRAIHCPRPQAFENGEYWPRAPYYNVSDEISFHCYDGYALRGSANRSCQVTGRWDGQTAVCDNGAAYCPNPGIPIGTRKVGSQYRLEDSVTYYCSRGLTLRGSQQRKCQEGGSWSGTEPSCQDSFMYDTPGEVAEAFLSSLTETIEGVDAEDGHSPGEQQKRKIVLDPSGSMNIYLVLDGSDSVGERNFTGAKNCLRDFIEKVASYGVKPKYGLVTYATDTNILIRVSQAESSDADWVTEKLNKISYEDHKLKTGTNTKKALQAVYSMMSWEGNSPPEGWNRTRHVIILMTDGLHNMGGDPVPVIHDIRALLDIGRDRKNPREEYLDIYVFGVGPLVNQENINALASKKDKEQHVFKVKDMENLEDVFIQMLDETRTLGLCGMVWEHRGGSDYHKQPWQAKISVIRPSKGHENCMGAVVSEYFVLTAAHCFTVEDQSHSIKVNVEGKKQDLDIEEVLFHPKYDINKKKAGGIAEFYDYDVALVKLKKKLKFSETLRPICLPCTQGTNQALRLPLSTTCQQQMEELLPAKDIKALFVSELVKDGKKMLTRKEVYIKNGDKKDACERDARMATGYEKVKDIHEVVTPRFLCTGGVSPYADPNTCKGDSGGPLIIHKRSRFIQVGVISWGVVDVCKDRRLQHQVPAHARDFHINLFQVVPWLKEKLQDEDLGFL, from the exons aTGGCCATGTGGAGCAACCTCAGCCCCTGGTTCTGCCTGGTACCCTTGGTCCTGTGCCTCTCGTCTGGAG GTGTGGGCGCGACACCATTGCCGGGGTCTGAGCCCCATAGCCCCTGCTCTCTGGAGGGAGTAGAGATCAAAGGTGGCTCCTTCCGGCTTCTCAAGGAGGGCCATGCACTGGAGTACGTGTGTCCGTCTGGCTTCTACCCATACCCTGTGCAGCTTCGCACCTGcagatccacagggtcctggagCACCCTGCGGACCCAAGACCAAAAGATTGTCAGAAGGGCAGAGTGCAGAG CGATTCATTGCCCAAGACCACAGGCCTTTGAGAACGGGGAGTACTGGCCCCGGGCCCCCTACTACAACGTGAGTGACGAGATCTCCTTCCACTGCTACGACGGCTATGCTCTCCGGGGCTCCGCCAACCGCAGCTGCCAAGTGACGGGTCGGTGGGACGGGCAAACGGCCGTCTGTGACAATGGAG CGGCGTACTGCCCCAACCCGGGCATCCCCATTGGCACACGGAAGGTGGGCAGCCAGTACCGCCTGGAAGACAGTGTCACCTACTACTGTAGCCGGGGGCTCACCCTGCGTGGCTCCCAGCAGCGAAAATGCCAGGAAGGTGGCTCTTGGAGTGGAACAGAGCCTTCTTGCCAAG ACTCCTTCATGTACGACACCCCTGGAGAGGTGGCCGAAGCGTTCCTGTCTTCCCTGACAGAGACGATAGAAGGCGTCGATGCTGAGGACGGGCACAGCCCAG GGGAACAACAGAAGAGGAAGATCGTCCTGGACCCCTCGGGCTCCATGAACATCTACCTCGTGCTGGACGGGTCAGACAGCGTCGGGGAGCGCAACTTTACGGGGGCCAAGAACTGTCTCAGAGACTTCATTGAGAAG GTGGCGAGTTATGGAGTGAAGCCAAAATATGGTCTGGTGACATATGCCACAGACACCAACATTTTGATCAGAGTGTCCCAAGCAGAGAGCAGCGACGCGGACTGGGTCACAGAGAAGCTCAACAAAATCAGCTATGAAG ATCACAAGCTGAAGACGGGAACCAACACCAAGAAGGCCCTCCAGGCCGTGTACAGCATGATGAGCTGGGAGGGGAACAGCCCCCCGGAAGGCTGGAACCGCACCCGCCACGTCATCATCCTCATGACTGACG GCTTGCACAACATGGGCGGGGACCCAGTCCCTGTCATTCACGACATCCGGGCCTTGCTGGACATCGGTAGGGATCGCAAAAACCCGAGGGAAGAGTACCTGG ACATCTACGTGTTTGGGGTCGGGCCTCTGGTGAACCAAGAGAACATCAATGCTTTGGCTTCCAAGAAAGATAAAGAGCAACATGTGTTCAAAGTCAAGGACATGGAAAACCTGGAGGATGTTTTCATCCAAATGCTTG ATGAAACCCGGACTCTGGGTCTCTGTGGCATGGTTTGGGAGCACAGGGGAGGCTCCGATTACCACAAGCAGCCGTGGCAGGCCAAGATCTCCGTCATT CGCCCTTCAAAGGGACACGAGAACTGCATGGGGGCCGTGGTGTCCGAGTACTTTGTGCTGACGGCGGCACACTGCTTCACCGTGGAAGACCAGTCACACTCAATCAAGGTCAATGTGG AAGGGAAAAAGCAGGACTTGGACATAGAAGAAGTCCTATTTCACCCCAAGTACGACATCaataagaagaaagcaggaggaatTGCTGAATTTTATGACTACGACGTGGCCCTGGTCAAGCTCAAGAAGAAGCTGAAGTTTAGTGAGACTCTCAG GCCCATCTGCCTCCCTTGCACCCAGGGGACCAATCAAGCTTTGAGGCTTCCACTGTCAACCACTTGCCAGCAGCAGA TGGAAGAGCTGCTCCCTGCAAAGGATATCAAAGCTCTGTTTGTGTCCGAGTTGGTGAAGGATGGGAAGAAGATGCTGACTCGGAAGGAGGTCTACATCAAGAATGGGGATAAG AAAGATGCATGTGAGAGAGATGCTCGGATGGCCACAGGCTACGAGAAAGTCAAGGACATCCATGAGGTGGTCACCCCCAGGTTCCTTTGCACGGGAGGGGTGAGCCCCTATGCTGACCCCAACACTTGTAAAG GAGATTCTGGTGGTCCCCTGATCATTCACAAGAGGAGTCGCTTCATTCAA GTCGGTGTGATCAGCTGGGGGGTGGTGGACGTCTGCAAAGACAGGAGGCTGCAGCACCAGGTCCCTGCTCACGCCCGCGACTTCCACATCAACCTCTTCCAAGTGGTCCCCTGGCTCAAGGAGAAACTCCAAGACGAGGACCTGGGGTTTCTCTAA
- the NELFE gene encoding negative elongation factor E — translation MLVIPPGLSEEEEALQKKFNKLKKKKKALLALKKQSSSSTASQGGVKRSLSEQPIVDTATATEQAKQLVKSGAISAIKAETKNSGFKRSRTLEGKLKDPEKGPAPTFQPFQRSMSADDDLQELSRRPQRKSLYESFVSSSDRLRELGADGDEAEGPGAGDGLPRSFDWGYEEHGGTRSSVSPPRSRSRDRSRERNRDRDRDRDRDRDRDRDRDRDRDREREGLFRRSDSFPERRAPRKGNTLYVYGEDMTPTLLRAAFSPFGNIIDLSMDPPRNCAFVTYEKMESADQAVAELNGTQVESVQLKVSIARKQPMLDAATGKSVWGSLAVQNSPKGCHRDKRTQIVYSDDVYKENLVDGF, via the exons ATGTTGGTGATACCCCCTGGACTgagcgaggaggaggaggccctGCAGAAGAAGTTCaacaaactgaagaaaaag AAAAAGGCGTTGCTGGCTCTGAAGAAGCAAAGTAGCAGCAGCACAGCCAGCCAGGGCGGTGTCAAACGCT CACTATCAGAGCAGCCCATCGTGGACACGGCCACCGCAACAGAGCAGGCAAAGCAGCTGGTGAAATCAGGAGCCATCAGTGCCATCAAGGCTGAGACCAAGAACTCGGGCTTCAAACGTTCTCGAACCCTAGAGGGGAAGCTAAAA GACCCCGAGAAGGGGCCGGCCCCTACTTTCCAGCCCTTCCAGAGGAGCATGTCTGCCGACGACGACCTGCAGGAG TTGTCCAGACGTCCCCAAAGGAAATCTCTGTATGAGAG CTTTGTGTCTTCCAGCGATCGGCTCCGGGAGCTGGGGGCAGACGGGGATGAGGCAGAAGGCCCCGGGGCTGGTGATGGTCTCCCTCGAAGCTTTGACTGGGGCTATGAAGAGCATGGTGGCACCCGCTCCTCAGTCTCCCCTCCCCGAAGCCGCAGCCGGGACCGCAGTCGTGAGCGGAACCGGGACAGGGACCGGGACAGGGACCGGGACCGAGACCGGGACAGAGACCGGGACAGAGACCGGGACCGAGAACGAGAGGGCCTTTTCCGCA GGTCGGACTCCTTCCCTGAACGCCGGGCCCCCCGGAAGGGGAACACTCTCTACGTGTACGGGGAAGACATGACGCCCACCCTCCTCCGTGCGGCCTTCTCTCCCTTTGGAAACATCATCGACCTCTCCATGGACCCGCCCAGAAA CTGTGCCTTCGTCACCTATGAAAAGATGGAGTCAGCAGATCAGGCCGTTGCTGAG CTTAACGGGACCCAGGTGGAGTCCGTGCAGCTCAAAGTCAGCATTGCCCGCAAACAGCCCATGCTGGACGCCGCCACCGGGAAGTCAGTCTGGGGCTCTCTTG CCGTCCAGAACAGCCCTAAGGGCTGCCACCGGGACAAAAGGACCCAGATTGTCTACAGTGACGACGTCTACAAGGAGAACCTTGTGGACGGCTTCTAG